From Daphnia magna isolate NIES linkage group LG2, ASM2063170v1.1, whole genome shotgun sequence:
GTGTGAAATTCGATCTCGTCTTTGATCAATGTCAAGTCGTATAAAATTTGTTCTATGAAATTGAGTTTGCTAACAGCAATTTGATTGATGATGGATTGTTTCGGGCAAATGGGCGAAACGCTGCAAACTTCAGCACTTGCCAGTAGTTTGTTCTCTATTTCAATGCTCATCGAGTCAGTAGCTCGACCTATGTCGGATGAAACAGAAGCATCCGTTTCACCCCGAGTTTGCCCTCTACCATCGCCCATGGCTGCCGCAGCCAATGCTCTCCATCTTTCTTTGTTGCTCTGTACTGGTAGATTGATCTGTTCGATGCTAGGAACTCGCTCCAACTCGTCTTTTTTTCCGAAAAGAGTTTTGGTAGGTTTAACAGCCCGTAGATTAGAACCACCTACGTTCGTAAGAGTTCTCGCTATTGGGTGAAACGACAAGTGCGCTGCTAAGTTTACAATTGCCAAGTAAGTATGGCCGTGTTGTTTGAACGATTCTACCATCGTACAAGTCTGCCACTGTGCATTGCGTGCCGTCTTGTTGCTATCCGTTGATTCGCGTGAATGCGTAACTCGTTGACTGTCGGCAGCATTCGTTCCAACTAGGGTCCGCATCACAGCCTcctgtatattttttttcaaaaggctTTAGGCTTGATTTAAGTTGTAAGTCATGCGGAGTACAATTATCGTGTggtgaaaataaaatgttaccATTGGATGTCCCTTTCTAAACGTTGATTTGGTTGCGCTGGTTAATATTTCATGGTAGTCAGTAACCGTGTTTTGCCATGTTTGGTTTAACTCTTGAAATTTACTGACCACTCTGTCAAAGCCTTCCACGTCCGATATAGTGTTCTACGAAGATACAGTTTCATTCAGGAAGgaataaacaagaaaactagTTGATGTCTAGGGTAGTTCCCCATATGCGTAAGAACTCCTTTCTGACCTGGTAGTTTTGCAAGAACTCCAGCTTGGTCATTAACTGGGTTAGGTCGCCTTCAAGCTGCTGCATCTGAAAAAACATGGCTTAATAAAACTATAATCTGCAGAAGCTGTTTTCTAAAATTGTGTTATGTACCTGGAGTAGGTGAAGGTGTTGCTCCTCGCTCAGTTTTCGACATTCTTCTTCGTCATTTTCCAGAGCCGATAAAACAGATTCACGAATTTTCAAGTTTGTCTAACGGAATTTCGAAAGTTAAACTGCTATATAAATGAAAGCATAATTGATAGACTCCTTCGACTCAACCTGAAAAAGCTGCAAGCTTTGTAGCTCTTCGTACTCAAGTTGTTCTCTCTTTTCTGCTATTGCTGTTCGTTTTTCAAATGAGGTCACTTCTTCTCGTAATAGCTGTTTCTTactttttgccaatttttgcTCCAGCTCTGTCACCGCTTCTCGTCGATCCTATCATTATTCTGCGTGCAATCagttttttaagtaaaaaaaaaaatccatcacTTACAATTACGCGCATAGCAGTGACGGCATTCGAACGGTGTTTATTCCGAGAAGGTCGGCTTAGGTCCAAACAggaaaagcatttttttaaatgtgtattttttttaaatatcaaatatttaaaaaatacttatGTTTAACATACTGCTTACATTAGTTCACTTTGAAGTTCCATTGTAAATGTCTGGCAACCAAAAGCAAGCCGAAGCACAAAAATGTTATAAATTGATTGTTGAATTTCACTATGACAACGGAGACCGAGCGGTATTGCCGAGGCCAGCGCGCTATCTGGCACAACAGTTGAAACTTACCATTATTACATGGTTTTGTTTCCGCTAGAGTCTACTTTACTCCCGACTGTTAAGACTTAAGTTTTCGatcaaagcttttttttttcatatctGAATCGACCTAGCGTGTCTCTAGTGACAGTTCTTCaattgattttcaaaaaagttcttcaaataaaaatttaaaatgatctGATGGAAGTGCAACCAAGTGCCTTCAGAGGCGTGAAtggttttgaaaaattattatttttccgtgcttttcctGTGCCCTGCATGTTGAAAAGCGTTTAATCGAAATTTTTTAGGAGATACTTCAGTTTGGTCGTGCACATGAAACTTAATGGATGGATATATTATCTTACCTTCTCCAATGTCAGCATATGCTAGCATATGCTGCTGTAGAAAGGCATCACGTAGTGCCTGAAAATGTTACAGGACGAATTAAGACAATAACACGTTCACATCATTTCCAAATCCGAGCCACTATACTAGTTTTCTGAGGcatataaaaacaaataatgacGACTCTTCTGGAATGCATCTCGTATCGTTCCTTTGAACTAGGCTAATTTGTTTcttcaaaaaaagagaagagtaTACCGGGGGGTTGTTGACTCGTCATTTGGGTGAAcgaattttaaaataaaaattgagacGCTTGCTGCAGACTGTAATGAGCTATAAATATATCCATAACGATAGCAAAATGTCCAGTAACATTTGGTAAAAATTGAAACGTGAGAAAATAGGAATAAAATAGCTCAATGAATGGAGCTTTAAAGTTATCAGCAAATCTGATATCGCCACGGTCTCCAGATCATTGTTCCATGTGAGCTTCGAGGGTTAAGCTTTGTTGAGAAACAGAAATAGATATGTCCGCGGTTTAACTTGTGATGGCTATTCTACACATTCTTATTAGTATTTAT
This genomic window contains:
- the LOC116917071 gene encoding uncharacterized protein LOC116917071 isoform X1; protein product: MELQSELIRPSRNKHRSNAVTAMRVIDRREAVTELEQKLAKSKKQLLREEVTSFEKRTAIAEKREQLEYEELQSLQLFQTNLKIRESVLSALENDEEECRKLSEEQHLHLLQMQQLEGDLTQLMTKLEFLQNYQNTISDVEGFDRVVSKFQELNQTWQNTVTDYHEILTSATKSTFRKGHPMEAVMRTLVGTNAADSQRVTHSRESTDSNKTARNAQWQTCTMVESFKQHGHTYLAIVNLAAHLSFHPIARTLTNVGGSNLRAVKPTKTLFGKKDELERVPSIEQINLPVQSNKERWRALAAAAMGDGRGQTRGETDASVSSDIGRATDSMSIEIENKLLASAEVCSVSPICPKQSIINQIAVSKLNFIEQILYDLTLIKDEIEFHTDPLFYNEPGHSFA
- the LOC116917071 gene encoding uncharacterized protein LOC116917071 isoform X2 is translated as MRVIDRREAVTELEQKLAKSKKQLLREEVTSFEKRTAIAEKREQLEYEELQSLQLFQTNLKIRESVLSALENDEEECRKLSEEQHLHLLQMQQLEGDLTQLMTKLEFLQNYQNTISDVEGFDRVVSKFQELNQTWQNTVTDYHEILTSATKSTFRKGHPMEAVMRTLVGTNAADSQRVTHSRESTDSNKTARNAQWQTCTMVESFKQHGHTYLAIVNLAAHLSFHPIARTLTNVGGSNLRAVKPTKTLFGKKDELERVPSIEQINLPVQSNKERWRALAAAAMGDGRGQTRGETDASVSSDIGRATDSMSIEIENKLLASAEVCSVSPICPKQSIINQIAVSKLNFIEQILYDLTLIKDEIEFHTDPLFYNEPGHSFA